The DNA region TAACACATCCAAACAACATGTTATCCGAAGGTGAAACCTATGATTGAAATCAGAATTCATGGTCGCGGAGGCCAGGGAAATGTTGTCGCCGCTGAACTGCTTTCCATTGCCGCGTTCAAGAGTGGAAAATATGCTCAGGCCTTTCCTTCGTTCGGAGCCGAACGGATCGGCGCCCCTGTCATGGCTTTCGTGAGAATCGATGACAAAAAAATTCGTACACGCGAGGAGGTGCTGAATCCGGGCTACTTGATTGTCCAGGATTATCACCTGATGGACACGGTCCCGGTGCTCGACGGGTTAAAACCGGACGGCCTCATCCTGATAAATGCAGAAAAATCCCCGGAGGAATTGCAGCTCAAGACATCCGCCACCGTCGTAACCATCCCGGCTACGGAGATTGCCCTTGAAATCATCGGCAGGCCCATCCCCAATGCGATCATGATCGGGGCTTTTTGTGCGATTACCGGTCTGGTGGGCCTGGATGCGGTACAGGATGCCATTATGGATAAATTTCCTGGCAAAGTTGGTGAAAATAATATCGCGGCTTTAGAAAGGGCCGTTGAAATCATGCAAAAGAGGGAGATCCATGCTTAAACAAATTGAAGGATCGCATGCTGTAGCGGATGTGGTGGCCAAGTGCCGCCCCAATGTCATCTCCGCCTATCCGATTACACCGCAAACTCATATTGTGGAAGAACTGGCCGTGATTGTCGGCCAGGGAAAACTGGATGCCGAATTTGTGAATGTGGAAAGTGAATTTTCCGCTGCATCCGTTGTTCTGGGAGCAAGCGCCGCCGGCGCCCGAACCTATACGGCGACCTCCTCGCAAGGGTTGCTGCTCATGAGCGAAGTGGTCTACTGTATTGCCGGAATGCGGTTGCCGATTGTAATGACCTGTGCCAACCGCGCCATCTCCGCGCCGTTGAGTATCTGGAACGATCAGCAGGACTCCATGGCCTTAAGGGATGCGGGCTGGATTCAGCTCCATGCCGAAGACAATCAGGAAGCTGCGGATCTGCACATCCAGGCCTATAAGATTGCGGAGCAAACCTATTTGCCCGTAATGGTCTGCATGGACGGTTTTATCCTGACCCATGCCTTCGAGCCGGTTGATATTCCCGACCAAAAGAGTGTCGATAATTTTCTGCCGCCGTTTCAGCCCAAAAATATTGTCGATC from Candidatus Desulfatibia profunda includes:
- a CDS encoding pyruvate ferredoxin oxidoreductase subunit gamma → MIEIRIHGRGGQGNVVAAELLSIAAFKSGKYAQAFPSFGAERIGAPVMAFVRIDDKKIRTREEVLNPGYLIVQDYHLMDTVPVLDGLKPDGLILINAEKSPEELQLKTSATVVTIPATEIALEIIGRPIPNAIMIGAFCAITGLVGLDAVQDAIMDKFPGKVGENNIAALERAVEIMQKREIHA
- the porA gene encoding pyruvate ferredoxin oxidoreductase, producing the protein MLKQIEGSHAVADVVAKCRPNVISAYPITPQTHIVEELAVIVGQGKLDAEFVNVESEFSAASVVLGASAAGARTYTATSSQGLLLMSEVVYCIAGMRLPIVMTCANRAISAPLSIWNDQQDSMALRDAGWIQLHAEDNQEAADLHIQAYKIAEQTYLPVMVCMDGFILTHAFEPVDIPDQKSVDNFLPPFQPKNIVDPRWPRGIGLFADPRFYHETRYILHRALEKSEAAIKAVSADFAKTFGRDNGGFIKTYKLKDADTVIVSMGSIVGTIKDLIDQLEEKGKKVGLLQICSYRPFPRTEIYNALKDKMNIVVLEKSISLGRGGILASDVRWSFPRAEKKDRNISSFIAGLGGRNITKADLQYMVEKVEKEPVELEFLGLKKELIAEKDL